In Chryseobacterium gotjawalense, the following are encoded in one genomic region:
- a CDS encoding ABC transporter substrate-binding protein gives MKVTFFTIFTLFLFLACKKESSAKLNNWQIISENVQFKDEGNFFHLKSGKFDYTVPTSKLPFKKVILLNASLVGYFTELNSEQNIIGISSPEYVYSKKVQQMITDGKIQNVGNEQKYNLEKIIALKPDAVFTNYIASFENTYDLIKKNGIEIIFLDEYLEQNSLEKSKYLVLFGKLFNQEKKAVTHFETIEKSYDSLKTVAKKAMNKPVVLANEMYGNQWFLPGGKSNLAQFISDANATYINAGSSESKAVPMSFEEIFAKAQKVEYWVNIGNHVNKKELLQINPNYTKLPVFNDGKLYTMNGREVGKSNDYFESGVVRADLVLKDYIKIFHPELLPNYQLTYLRELK, from the coding sequence ATGAAAGTAACTTTTTTTACAATTTTTACACTTTTTCTTTTTTTAGCCTGCAAAAAAGAAAGTTCTGCAAAATTGAACAACTGGCAAATCATCTCAGAAAATGTTCAGTTTAAGGATGAAGGCAATTTTTTTCATCTGAAATCAGGAAAATTCGATTATACTGTTCCTACATCTAAACTTCCTTTTAAGAAGGTGATTTTGTTGAATGCAAGCTTGGTTGGTTATTTCACAGAACTTAATTCAGAACAAAATATCATCGGAATTTCCAGTCCGGAATATGTCTATTCGAAAAAAGTTCAACAAATGATTACCGATGGGAAAATTCAAAATGTCGGAAATGAACAGAAATATAATTTAGAGAAAATTATCGCTTTAAAACCTGATGCTGTTTTCACCAATTACATCGCAAGTTTTGAAAATACCTATGATTTAATTAAGAAAAACGGGATCGAAATTATTTTTCTGGATGAATATTTAGAACAGAATTCTTTAGAAAAATCGAAATATTTAGTGTTGTTTGGGAAACTCTTTAACCAGGAAAAGAAGGCAGTTACTCATTTTGAAACCATTGAGAAAAGTTACGATTCTTTGAAAACGGTAGCCAAAAAAGCGATGAATAAGCCGGTGGTTTTGGCCAACGAAATGTATGGCAACCAATGGTTTTTACCGGGAGGAAAATCTAATTTGGCACAGTTTATTTCTGATGCGAATGCAACTTATATTAATGCTGGCAGTTCCGAATCCAAAGCAGTCCCGATGAGTTTTGAAGAAATTTTTGCCAAAGCTCAAAAAGTTGAATATTGGGTGAATATCGGGAATCACGTCAATAAAAAAGAGCTGCTTCAGATTAATCCAAATTACACCAAACTTCCCGTTTTTAATGACGGCAAACTCTACACGATGAATGGCAGAGAAGTCGGAAAATCAAATGATTACTTTGAAAGCGGAGTGGTGCGGGCAGATTTGGTGCTCAAGGATTATATCAAAATTTTTCATCCTGAATTGTTGCCAAATTATCAATTAACGTATTTAAGAGAGTTGAAGTAA